Genomic window (Mobula hypostoma chromosome 25, sMobHyp1.1, whole genome shotgun sequence):
TATACAAGATTGTTCCCTTTTTCCAAGGTCTAGGACTTTTAGTTATGCTTCTTGATGGTTCTGGATAAAAATGTTCAATGGACTTCTGAAAGAACCGTAGAATTTTATGGAAGATGCAACAtggtttcatgtagcaccatggtcctgaaaaacgttgtcttgtttttactgtgtactgtaccagcagttatggttgaaatgacgataaaaagtgacttgacttgaacagaACATATCAAAACAAGAAACGAGCAGAAATAAGCCTTTGAACATTTTTTGTCAATTTAGTGGATTGATCCAATCTTGGACTCAGCATCACCTCCCCATGCTCTCTCATACCTTCTACCTCCCTTATCTATCTGTCGTTTCCATCTTGAATTATTCGATGAATCCACCTTCACAGTTCTgaagtagagaattccagagatacaCTACCTACTGAAagaaaaaatcctcctcatctccctttgAGATCGACAGccctttattctgaagctatgcCTCCTAGTTCCAGATAACTCCATAAGGAGAACAGCCTCTCCAACAGCCATCCTGCCCAACCCATTCAAATTTTTATGTTTCAATACGATCACCTCTCGCactgtggttagcacagtgcttgaCAGTACCAGCGGCCCTGGCTcaatcccaccactgcctgtaaggagtttgtacgttctgcctgtgaccacatgggtgtcCCGCCACAGGCAAAGACGTAGCAGTTTGCAGgtgattgcaaattgtcccatgattaggcttggattaaactGGGGGTTTGCTGGGAGGCACGGCTCAAAGGCCTATTCAgcattatctcaataaataaataaataaatttcttttGTACTCCACTGGCCCATCTCCCTTCATTGCAGCAATCAACATTGAAATCTCTCTGTGTGCTGCTTCCAATGCTTGTATATCCTTCCATGTGTATGGAGACCAAATGTGCACAGAGTATTGTAGGTGAGGTCTCATTAGCGCTCTGTAAAAGGTCAACGTTCCAATAGCCTTCACAAGTACTTGTGTCTGCATTCAAACTTGTGATTTTTAAGATAACTGTGTATATTTACAACTcacgaaaaatgctggaggaactcagtaggtcaggcagcctctatggagcggaataagcagtcggtgttttgggccaaggcccttcatcaggactcagtatttcgtgtgtgttgctctggattcatgcatctgcagaatttcttgtgttgacGTGTTTATTTCCATTTCAGGTGCAGATTCTGGGCATTCTTCAGGAGTTTCCAAATTCGTTGTTCACCAGCTCGCAGTCAGCAGAAAGGGCAGTGGAATCAATCTTCAACATCTATTTGCAGCTGCCGCTGGTACTTAAGTTACTtagtctgaaatgccatctacTGCTGTCTGTAACCACCGTGGTAATTTCCACCGACCATCTGATTAGTGATCAGAAGGTATTGAAGAACTTGATGAAGCAGCTGTTCAATGTGGTGTGCGACTCAAACGATCACAAAAGCGGTGTGAACTTTAGGCCTCTCAGGGCCATGGCGTGCAACTGCCTTCGAGAGTTTGAAACTTGCTATCCAGGTCTCCTGTCGGGGAAACTGGAGCTTCTGTCTACCCTGCGGAAAGAAGAGGTGACTCCCTTGCACCAAGCCTACACACTGCTGTACAGCCAGGCATTGAAAAATGCCATTCACACCTTCTCACAGGTGCATAGTGCTTCTGAGGGGGCCATTCGTGAGATGCTGGTACGGAATGAGGAAATCAAGTGGAAGGTGATGGAGAAACAACGTGATTTGGCAGCTGTCACTATAACAACTAATTTCTCGTTGATGACTTCTGCTGATGAGACAAAGGAGTTGAAGTCTTGTATATCATTACTGCTGGAAGAATGCTTCCTCCTGACTCCAGTATCTCAAGCTGTCTTGCTTCGAGATTTGGCCCAGGTCGTAATTATGGTGCACTcactttctccagcaattttcaGGTCACAGATATTGCGTCTGTTTGGGACAATGGATATATCCTTACTGCACACCATGTTGTACATGAAAACAACCTTCACTGACAGCCTTTTCACAGGTGAGGACGAGAACCTCCTTTTGAAACAACTAGTCGTAATGGCCCAACACCCACTGCTCAACGTTCCTCTCAAACTCTTCTACATGGACTGTCTGCTCCACTTTCCTGAAAACCGTCCCATTAACTCTAACCTGGAGGAGAACCTTCCGGTTACATTCACCTCAAGGATGGCGAATTGCCTGTTCCCCACCCTCTTTaacgacagcagtacaatgctggCTCGTCTCAATCTGTTGAGTCTTGTGTGCCTTGAGAGTACAGATGAAGAAAGAGGGGTCACTGAGATCTTTGATTATCTGATGTCTTTGTACAAACTGGTAGACATTAGTGGAAACAGGGAGCGAATAGTAACATTTTTCCAAGCCATGTACATATTTGTGGGACATTTCTATTCTAATGAAGAGTACATGTCACAGTGGACTAACCATATGGTCCAGTTGTACAAAAAACATTGCAGCTTAGCTCCacatatgataaaccttttaGATAGCACCCAGAACCTATTGGAAGATTGTAAGTGGTCTGTTTCACTGGCAGGGGCCCTGCAGAAGCTAGTAGTGGAACTCCCGTTTCAGCACTTGACCCCTTCTAATCTCA
Coding sequences:
- the ap5b1 gene encoding AP-5 complex subunit beta-1; translated protein: MAVSPHSEWAQKVAAFRASPTRFLASTTAENFVQDLLRILTDEKMGENIKVQILGILQEFPNSLFTSSQSAERAVESIFNIYLQLPLVLKLLSLKCHLLLSVTTVVISTDHLISDQKVLKNLMKQLFNVVCDSNDHKSGVNFRPLRAMACNCLREFETCYPGLLSGKLELLSTLRKEEVTPLHQAYTLLYSQALKNAIHTFSQVHSASEGAIREMLVRNEEIKWKVMEKQRDLAAVTITTNFSLMTSADETKELKSCISLLLEECFLLTPVSQAVLLRDLAQVVIMVHSLSPAIFRSQILRLFGTMDISLLHTMLYMKTTFTDSLFTGEDENLLLKQLVVMAQHPLLNVPLKLFYMDCLLHFPENRPINSNLEENLPVTFTSRMANCLFPTLFNDSSTMLARLNLLSLVCLESTDEERGVTEIFDYLMSLYKLVDISGNRERIVTFFQAMYIFVGHFYSNEEYMSQWTNHMVQLYKKHCSLAPHMINLLDSTQNLLEDCKWSVSLAGALQKLVVELPFQHLTPSNLMWNLKILARVAKESTIAQKATIQFLLRVVQASDLCERGDWRMGNAILSVCRNILHCQNLEPTFRDLADLLQHIHLWFQDIDIQDHAHLYYALLTCLSGEKLAGVVAAGPGNCSQAKMRSLSLIAESADSSISILPIKHPVLQLTPFPEDNSPTVSPPGETSDQDLQIDYFEQYLDQFHDPGFVSTIEQKFYLSFTEEVDPHFHKLFTILVHFDLQNSHYESLSDLHVPCLLFNKEPHVFSLVFKPRLPFPFTLHTNAIFTTEDGDTYCSQLEPVDIDFPRLFLPFPVPLSWPSDVKASLFNKLWASLIQTESTQSALSRFCFKTVQRSLCELVQSHFQKYVVSQRTEPESYKVFLFLPPRINILFQLEQMDDIVKVDIVTNDWKLLPFINSYLLDMTSGN